A single region of the Bacteroides intestinalis DSM 17393 genome encodes:
- the tig gene encoding trigger factor, whose product MNVSLQNIDKVSALLTVKLEKADYQEKVDKSLKSLRQKAQVPGFRPGMVPMSLVKKMYGKSVIAEEVNKALSEAVYKYIQDNNVSILGEPLPNEDKQPEIDFDTMEEFEFLFDIALAPEFKAEVDAKDKVDYYLIDVTEDMVNNQVKAYTQRNGKYEKVDVYEDKDMLKGLLAELDENGNTKEGGIQVEGAVMMPSYMKNDEQKAIFANAKVNDVLVFNPHTAWEGNAAELSSLLKIDKEEAAEMKSNFSYQVEEVTRFVEGELTQEIFDQVCGKDVVKTEEEFRAKIKEVIANQFVADSDYKFLIDVRKMLMEKVGKLEFPDALLKRIMRMNNQDKDEKFVDDNYDKSIEELTWHLIKEQLVKANNIKVEQEDVVNMAKEATRAQFAQYGMMSVPEDLLENYAKEMLKKKESVEGLVNRVVETKLASALKSQVKLNNKTISAEEFNKMFE is encoded by the coding sequence ATGAACGTTTCATTACAAAACATTGACAAAGTAAGCGCTCTGCTTACTGTAAAGCTTGAGAAAGCCGATTATCAGGAAAAAGTTGATAAATCATTGAAAAGTCTTCGTCAGAAAGCTCAAGTTCCGGGGTTCCGTCCGGGTATGGTTCCGATGAGCTTGGTGAAGAAAATGTATGGTAAATCTGTTATTGCCGAAGAAGTGAACAAGGCACTTTCAGAAGCTGTATATAAGTATATTCAAGATAATAATGTATCTATCCTCGGCGAACCGTTGCCAAACGAAGACAAGCAACCGGAGATCGACTTCGATACTATGGAAGAATTCGAATTCCTGTTTGATATTGCTTTGGCACCTGAATTCAAGGCTGAAGTAGACGCTAAAGATAAAGTAGACTACTATTTGATTGACGTTACCGAAGATATGGTAAACAATCAGGTGAAAGCTTATACACAACGTAACGGTAAGTACGAGAAAGTAGACGTTTACGAAGATAAGGATATGCTGAAAGGTCTGTTGGCTGAGTTGGACGAAAACGGCAATACCAAAGAAGGTGGTATCCAAGTAGAAGGTGCTGTAATGATGCCGTCTTATATGAAGAACGATGAGCAAAAAGCTATTTTCGCCAATGCAAAGGTAAACGATGTACTTGTATTCAATCCTCACACTGCATGGGAAGGTAATGCTGCCGAACTGTCTTCTCTGTTGAAGATTGACAAGGAAGAGGCTGCTGAAATGAAGTCTAACTTCAGCTATCAGGTAGAAGAGGTTACTCGTTTCGTAGAAGGAGAACTGACTCAGGAAATCTTTGACCAGGTATGTGGTAAAGACGTAGTGAAGACTGAAGAAGAATTCCGCGCTAAAATAAAAGAAGTAATTGCCAATCAGTTCGTAGCAGACAGCGATTATAAATTCCTGATTGATGTTCGTAAGATGTTGATGGAAAAGGTTGGTAAACTGGAATTCCCGGATGCATTGCTGAAACGCATCATGCGCATGAACAACCAGGATAAAGACGAAAAGTTCGTTGATGACAACTATGATAAGAGCATTGAAGAACTGACATGGCACCTGATCAAGGAACAGTTGGTGAAGGCAAATAATATTAAAGTTGAACAGGAAGATGTGGTCAATATGGCTAAGGAAGCTACTCGTGCTCAGTTTGCACAATATGGTATGATGAGCGTTCCCGAAGATCTTCTGGAAAACTATGCAAAGGAAATGCTGAAGAAGAAAGAAAGTGTGGAAGGTTTGGTGAACCGCGTTGTTGAAACCAAATTGGCTTCTGCTTTGAAGTCTCAGGTGAAGCTGAATAACAAAACAATTTCTGCAGAAGAATTCAACAAGATGTTTGAATAA
- the clpP gene encoding ATP-dependent Clp endopeptidase proteolytic subunit ClpP yields MDDFRKYATKHLGMNSLVLDDVIKSQAGYLNPYILEERQLNVTQLDVFSRLMMDRIIFLGTQVDDYTANTLQAQLLYLDSVDPGKDISIYINSPGGSVYAGLGIYDTMQFITSDVATICTGMAASMAAVLLVAGAEGKRSALTHSRVMIHQPMGGAQGQASDIEITAREIQKLKKELYTIIADHSHTPFDKVWADSDRDYWMTAQEAKEYGMVDEVLIKK; encoded by the coding sequence ATGGATGATTTTAGAAAATACGCTACCAAGCATTTAGGAATGAATAGTTTGGTGTTGGACGATGTGATTAAATCACAAGCCGGGTATTTAAATCCTTATATCCTGGAAGAGCGTCAGCTTAATGTAACACAGTTGGACGTTTTCTCCCGCTTGATGATGGATCGCATCATTTTCCTTGGTACGCAAGTTGACGATTATACCGCCAATACTTTACAGGCGCAGTTACTTTATCTGGACTCAGTAGATCCGGGTAAAGATATCTCTATTTATATCAATTCACCGGGTGGTTCTGTATATGCAGGATTGGGTATTTATGATACAATGCAGTTTATTACAAGTGACGTAGCAACTATCTGTACCGGTATGGCGGCAAGTATGGCTGCAGTGTTGCTGGTGGCAGGTGCTGAGGGTAAGCGTTCGGCACTGACTCATTCGCGTGTAATGATACATCAGCCGATGGGCGGTGCGCAGGGGCAGGCTTCAGATATTGAAATCACAGCCCGTGAAATACAAAAACTGAAGAAAGAACTGTATACTATCATTGCTGATCACTCTCATACTCCTTTTGATAAAGTTTGGGCAGACTCTGACCGTGACTACTGGATGACGGCACAGGAAGCCAAAGAGTATGGTATGGTAGATGAAGTGTTGATTAAAAAATAA
- the clpX gene encoding ATP-dependent Clp protease ATP-binding subunit ClpX: protein MADSKRNKGRCSFCGRMEDEVGFLITGMNGFICDSCATQAYEITQEALGGAKRGGAATKLNLRELPKPLEIKEFLDQYVIGQDDAKRFLSVSVYNHYKRLLQKDGGDDVEIEKSNIIMVGSTGTGKTLLARTIAKLLHVPFTIVDATVLTEAGYVGEDIESILTRLLQVADYNVPEAEQGIVFIDEIDKIARKGDNPSITRDVSGEGVQQGLLKLLEGSVVNVPPQGGRKHPDQKMIPVNTKNILFICGGAFDGIEKKIAQRLNTHVVGYSAVRNTAVIDKSNMMQYIAPQDLKSFGLIPEIIGRLPVLTYLNPLDRAALRSILTEPKNSIIKQYVKLFEMDKVELKFEDEVFEYIVDKAVEYKLGARGLRSIVETIMMDAMFEIPSEHKDTFVVTLDYAKQQLEKANIARLQTA, encoded by the coding sequence ATGGCAGACTCAAAAAGAAACAAAGGAAGGTGTAGTTTTTGTGGGCGTATGGAAGATGAAGTCGGATTCCTGATAACAGGAATGAACGGTTTCATCTGTGATAGTTGTGCTACTCAGGCCTATGAGATTACTCAGGAGGCATTGGGTGGAGCAAAAAGAGGTGGCGCTGCAACAAAACTGAACCTGAGAGAACTTCCGAAACCTTTAGAAATAAAAGAATTCCTTGATCAATATGTCATTGGACAGGACGATGCCAAGCGTTTCCTTTCCGTGTCGGTATACAATCACTATAAGCGCCTGTTGCAAAAGGACGGCGGTGATGATGTGGAAATTGAAAAGTCCAACATTATTATGGTAGGAAGTACTGGTACGGGAAAGACCCTGCTGGCGCGTACTATTGCCAAACTGCTTCATGTTCCTTTTACGATTGTGGATGCCACGGTGCTTACCGAGGCAGGATACGTAGGTGAGGATATTGAAAGTATTCTGACTCGCCTGCTGCAGGTGGCAGATTATAATGTTCCCGAAGCAGAACAAGGCATTGTATTCATTGATGAAATTGATAAAATAGCCCGTAAGGGTGATAATCCTTCCATCACTCGTGATGTGAGTGGAGAAGGTGTACAGCAAGGTTTACTGAAATTGTTGGAAGGCTCAGTGGTGAACGTACCGCCTCAGGGTGGACGTAAACACCCCGACCAGAAGATGATTCCGGTGAACACGAAGAATATCCTTTTCATTTGCGGCGGTGCATTCGATGGCATTGAGAAGAAAATAGCTCAACGACTGAATACGCATGTGGTGGGTTATAGTGCAGTGCGTAATACTGCGGTGATCGATAAGAGCAATATGATGCAATATATCGCTCCGCAGGATTTGAAGTCATTCGGTTTGATACCTGAAATCATCGGTCGTCTGCCGGTGTTGACTTATCTTAATCCATTGGACCGTGCTGCTTTGCGCTCCATCCTGACTGAACCCAAGAACTCTATTATCAAACAGTATGTAAAGCTGTTTGAGATGGATAAAGTGGAATTGAAGTTCGAAGATGAGGTTTTTGAATACATAGTCGATAAGGCTGTGGAATACAAATTGGGAGCCCGTGGATTGCGATCTATTGTGGAGACCATAATGATGGATGCTATGTTCGAAATCCCTTCTGAGCACAAAGATACCTTTGTTGTGACGTTGGATTACGCAAAACAACAACTTGAAAAAGCAAACATTGCAAGACTGCAAACTGCTTAA
- the recQ gene encoding DNA helicase RecQ gives MAGKKINLTDQLKKYFGFDTFKGNQEAIIQNLLAGNDTFVLMPTGGGKSLCYQLPSLMMEGTGIVISPLIALMKNQVDAMRNFSEEDGIAHFINSSLNKGAIDQVKSDILSGKTKLLYVAPESLTKEENVEFLKTVKISFYAVDEAHCISEWGHDFRPEYRRIRPIINEIGKAPVIALTATATPKVQHDIQKNLGMVDAEVFKSSFNRPNLYYEVRPKTNNIDRDIIKFIKNNSEKSGIIYCLSRKKVEELAEILQANGINARAYHAGMDSATRTQNQDDFLMEKIDVIVATIAFGMGIDKPDVRYVIHYDIPKSLEGYYQETGRAGRDGGEGQCITFYTNKDLQKLEKFMQGKPVAEQEIGKQLLLETAAYAESSVCRRKTLLHYFGEEYLEENCGNCDNCLNPKKQVEAQELLCTVIEAILAVKENFKADYIIDIIQGRETTEVQAHLHEDLEAFGSGMGEEDKTWNAVIRQALIAGYLSKDVENYGLLKVTDAGKKFLKHPKSFKITEDNDFEEVEEEAPARGGGSCAVDPALYSMLKDLRKKLSKKLEVPPYVIFQDPSLEAMATIYPVTLDELQNIPGVGAGKAKRYGEEFCKLIKRHCEENEIERPEDLRVRTVANKSKLKVSIIQSIDRKVALDDIALSKGIEFSDLLDEIEAIVYSGTKLNIDYFLDEIMDEDHMLDIYDYYKESTTDKVDDALDELGDDFTEEEVRLVRIKFISEMAN, from the coding sequence ATGGCAGGGAAGAAGATTAATTTGACAGACCAGCTGAAGAAATACTTCGGATTTGACACGTTTAAAGGGAATCAGGAAGCTATCATACAAAACCTGTTAGCAGGCAACGATACATTCGTGCTGATGCCTACAGGCGGTGGCAAATCATTATGTTACCAGTTACCTTCATTAATGATGGAAGGCACGGGTATTGTGATTTCTCCTCTGATTGCTCTAATGAAGAACCAGGTCGATGCGATGCGCAACTTCAGTGAAGAAGATGGTATTGCCCATTTTATAAACTCTTCCCTTAATAAAGGCGCGATAGATCAGGTAAAGTCTGATATCCTCAGTGGTAAGACGAAGTTGCTGTATGTGGCTCCTGAATCGCTGACGAAAGAGGAAAACGTGGAGTTTCTGAAGACAGTGAAGATATCCTTCTATGCTGTAGATGAAGCACATTGTATCTCCGAGTGGGGACATGATTTCCGTCCGGAATACCGGCGTATCCGTCCTATTATCAATGAAATCGGAAAAGCTCCGGTGATTGCTTTGACGGCGACTGCTACTCCTAAGGTGCAGCACGATATTCAGAAAAATCTGGGTATGGTGGATGCAGAGGTGTTCAAGTCTTCGTTCAATCGTCCGAACCTCTATTATGAGGTACGTCCCAAGACTAATAATATAGATAGAGATATCATCAAGTTTATCAAGAATAACTCGGAAAAATCAGGTATTATTTATTGCCTGAGCCGGAAGAAAGTAGAGGAACTTGCTGAGATTCTGCAGGCAAACGGCATCAATGCCCGCGCTTACCATGCAGGCATGGATTCTGCAACACGTACGCAAAATCAAGATGACTTCTTGATGGAGAAAATAGATGTGATTGTGGCAACCATTGCTTTCGGTATGGGTATTGATAAGCCCGATGTACGTTATGTCATTCACTATGACATTCCGAAAAGTCTGGAAGGATATTATCAGGAAACAGGACGTGCCGGAAGAGACGGGGGTGAAGGACAGTGCATTACCTTTTATACCAATAAAGACTTGCAGAAACTGGAAAAGTTCATGCAAGGCAAACCTGTAGCAGAACAGGAAATAGGCAAACAGCTTCTGTTGGAAACTGCTGCTTATGCCGAATCTTCTGTATGCCGCCGAAAGACGCTGTTGCATTACTTCGGCGAAGAGTATTTGGAAGAGAACTGTGGAAATTGTGACAACTGTTTAAACCCGAAAAAACAAGTGGAGGCTCAAGAATTATTATGTACCGTGATAGAGGCTATTCTCGCGGTGAAAGAGAATTTTAAAGCAGATTATATTATTGACATTATACAAGGACGCGAAACTACCGAAGTACAAGCGCACCTGCATGAAGATCTGGAAGCTTTCGGTTCTGGAATGGGCGAAGAGGACAAGACATGGAATGCTGTCATTCGTCAGGCGTTGATTGCCGGTTACCTGAGTAAAGATGTGGAAAATTACGGTTTGTTGAAGGTGACGGATGCCGGAAAGAAATTCCTGAAACATCCTAAGTCATTTAAGATAACCGAAGATAATGATTTCGAAGAAGTGGAAGAAGAAGCTCCGGCACGGGGAGGTGGTTCTTGCGCTGTCGATCCGGCTCTTTATTCCATGCTGAAGGATTTGCGCAAGAAGCTCTCTAAGAAGTTGGAAGTGCCGCCATACGTTATATTCCAGGATCCTTCGTTGGAAGCCATGGCTACCATTTATCCGGTGACATTGGACGAACTGCAGAATATTCCTGGCGTAGGAGCCGGTAAGGCGAAACGTTATGGTGAAGAGTTCTGTAAACTCATTAAGCGGCATTGTGAAGAGAATGAGATCGAACGTCCGGAAGATTTACGTGTTCGTACGGTTGCCAATAAGTCAAAACTGAAGGTTTCTATTATTCAGTCTATAGACCGGAAAGTGGCATTGGATGATATCGCTCTTTCCAAAGGTATCGAGTTCAGTGATTTGCTAGACGAAATAGAGGCTATCGTTTATTCCGGTACGAAATTGAATATCGACTACTTCCTGGATGAGATTATGGACGAAGACCATATGCTGGATATCTATGATTATTATAAAGAATCCACCACAGACAAAGTTGATGATGCTCTCGATGAGTTGGGGGATGATTTCACGGAAGAAGAAGTACGTTTGGTTCGCATCAAGTTCATTTCTGAAATGGCGAATTAA
- the guaB gene encoding IMP dehydrogenase, with translation MSFIADKIVMDGLTYDDVLLIPAYSEVLPKTVELSTKFSKNIELKIPFVTAAMDTVTEAKMAIAIAREGGIGVIHKNMSIEEQARQVAIVKRAENGMIYDPVTIKRGSTVGDALALMAEYRIGGIPVVDDERYLVGIVTNRDLRFVRDMNKHIDEVMTKENIITTNPTTDMEAVSQILQEHRIEKLPVVDKEGKLVGLITYKDITKAKDKPMACKDSKGRLRVAAGVGVTADTLDRMQALVDAGADAIVIDTAHGHSIYVIEKLKEAKKRFPNIDIVVGNIATGEAAKALVEAGADGVKVGIGPGSICTTRVVAGVGVPQLSAVYDVAKALKGTGIPLIADGGLRYSGDVVKALAAGGYSVMIGSLVAGTEESPGDTIIFNGRKFKSYRGMGSLEAMENGSKDRYFQSGTNDVKKLVPEGIAARVPYKGTLYEVIFQLVGGLRAGMGYCGAGNIEQLHDAKFTRITNAGVLESHPHDVSITSEAPNYSRPE, from the coding sequence ATGTCATTTATTGCTGATAAGATTGTAATGGATGGATTAACTTATGACGACGTTTTGTTAATCCCCGCTTACTCTGAAGTACTCCCTAAAACTGTCGAACTCTCGACAAAGTTTTCTAAAAACATTGAGTTGAAAATTCCGTTTGTAACGGCCGCTATGGACACGGTTACTGAGGCGAAAATGGCTATTGCCATTGCACGTGAAGGTGGTATCGGCGTTATTCATAAGAATATGTCCATTGAGGAACAGGCACGTCAGGTTGCCATTGTGAAGCGCGCTGAAAATGGTATGATTTATGATCCGGTAACCATTAAGAGAGGTTCTACTGTAGGAGATGCATTGGCATTGATGGCAGAATATAGAATCGGTGGTATTCCAGTAGTAGATGATGAAAGATATTTGGTAGGAATTGTTACTAACCGTGACCTTCGCTTCGTAAGAGATATGAATAAGCATATCGATGAAGTGATGACAAAAGAAAATATCATTACTACGAATCCGACTACTGATATGGAAGCTGTTTCTCAGATTTTGCAGGAACACAGAATTGAGAAATTGCCGGTTGTGGATAAAGAAGGTAAGCTGGTAGGACTGATTACTTATAAAGATATTACGAAAGCTAAAGATAAACCGATGGCCTGCAAAGACTCTAAAGGTCGTTTGCGTGTAGCTGCCGGAGTAGGAGTTACTGCTGATACCCTCGACCGTATGCAAGCTTTGGTGGATGCCGGTGCCGATGCTATTGTTATCGATACTGCTCACGGACATTCCATCTATGTGATAGAGAAATTGAAAGAAGCAAAGAAGCGTTTCCCGAATATTGATATTGTAGTAGGTAACATTGCTACCGGAGAGGCTGCAAAGGCATTGGTAGAAGCTGGTGCTGATGGCGTTAAAGTTGGTATCGGTCCGGGTTCTATCTGTACTACTCGCGTTGTAGCAGGTGTGGGTGTTCCTCAGTTGTCTGCTGTATATGATGTTGCCAAGGCATTGAAGGGAACAGGTATTCCTTTGATTGCTGACGGTGGGTTGCGTTACTCAGGAGATGTTGTGAAGGCCTTGGCTGCCGGAGGTTATAGTGTAATGATCGGTTCGCTGGTTGCCGGAACGGAAGAATCTCCGGGTGATACGATTATCTTCAATGGACGTAAATTCAAGTCGTACCGTGGTATGGGCTCGTTGGAAGCAATGGAAAATGGTTCAAAGGACCGTTATTTCCAGAGCGGAACTAATGACGTGAAGAAGTTGGTGCCCGAAGGTATTGCTGCTCGTGTACCTTATAAAGGAACTTTGTATGAAGTAATCTTCCAGTTGGTTGGTGGTCTGCGTGCTGGTATGGGTTACTGTGGTGCAGGCAATATTGAGCAGTTGCACGATGCTAAGTTTACCCGTATTACCAATGCAGGTGTACTCGAAAGTCATCCGCACGATGTATCGATTACAAGCGAGGCTCCGAATTACAGTCGTCCCGAATAA
- a CDS encoding peptidylprolyl isomerase produces MIRSGLTIIFLCLGLTVFAQQDPMLMRINGKDILRSEFEYIYNKNNALSGIEQKTLNEYVDLFVNFKLKVAAAEAMGLDTTRAFREELEGYRRQLAKTYLTDETVSELAARQIYDKMKANQRAGQVRVSHIFKSLPQTATSHLLRTTETRMDSLYTALQNGQADFDACVRNFSDEKKSFWVSWLQMPAEFEDTVFKMKPGEISRPFFTPQGIHIVKVLERKDILPFEDVKDEIIRRQTRRHGMDKGTESLVEKLKKEYQYTPDKVGMDELLAKGQTEKKLFTLGGREYTGQMFANFAIAHPQGIQRQLKGFIMKSVLDYEYSRLEQKYPEFRMLMQEYRDGMLLFEISNREIWERVPSDEVGMAAYFDKHRSDYHWKNPHYKGIVIHSATKRIGKQVRKLLKSLPEEEWQDAIRLTFNAKKQQVQAEQGLFALGDNIYVDDEIFKKEKAEPIPSFPFTTFLGEKIKGPESYQEVRGLLVGDYQNYLEERWVARLRAASKVEINQEVLKTVNKH; encoded by the coding sequence ATGATAAGAAGTGGATTGACAATAATTTTCCTATGTCTGGGATTGACAGTTTTTGCTCAGCAAGATCCTATGCTGATGCGTATTAACGGGAAAGATATTCTCCGTTCGGAGTTTGAATATATCTATAATAAGAATAATGCTCTTTCTGGTATAGAGCAGAAAACATTGAACGAATATGTTGATTTGTTTGTAAACTTTAAGTTGAAGGTTGCCGCAGCTGAGGCTATGGGATTGGATACTACCCGTGCTTTCCGTGAAGAACTGGAAGGTTATCGTCGTCAGTTGGCAAAGACTTATTTAACAGATGAAACTGTATCAGAACTTGCCGCTCGGCAAATATATGACAAGATGAAAGCCAATCAGCGTGCGGGACAAGTACGGGTTAGTCATATCTTTAAATCCCTGCCTCAGACAGCTACCAGTCATTTGCTCCGTACTACTGAAACCCGCATGGATTCTCTTTATACTGCATTGCAGAACGGACAAGCGGATTTTGATGCTTGCGTACGTAACTTTTCTGACGAAAAGAAGTCTTTCTGGGTAAGTTGGCTACAGATGCCGGCTGAATTTGAAGATACGGTCTTTAAAATGAAACCGGGTGAAATATCCCGTCCTTTCTTCACTCCGCAGGGTATTCATATTGTCAAGGTGCTTGAACGGAAAGATATTTTGCCTTTCGAGGATGTGAAAGATGAAATTATCCGTCGCCAGACCCGTCGTCATGGAATGGATAAGGGAACAGAATCTTTGGTGGAGAAGTTGAAAAAAGAGTATCAATACACACCGGATAAAGTGGGAATGGATGAATTGTTGGCAAAAGGGCAGACTGAAAAGAAACTTTTTACTCTTGGTGGCAGAGAATATACGGGGCAAATGTTTGCAAATTTTGCTATTGCCCATCCTCAGGGGATACAACGTCAGTTGAAAGGGTTTATCATGAAGTCTGTACTCGACTATGAATACAGTCGTTTGGAACAGAAGTATCCGGAGTTTCGTATGCTTATGCAAGAGTATCGTGATGGTATGTTGTTGTTTGAAATCAGTAATCGGGAAATATGGGAACGCGTGCCTTCGGATGAGGTGGGAATGGCTGCTTACTTTGATAAACATCGTTCTGATTACCATTGGAAAAATCCTCATTATAAAGGGATTGTGATACATTCTGCAACAAAACGAATAGGGAAACAAGTTCGTAAGCTTTTAAAATCTTTGCCGGAAGAAGAGTGGCAGGATGCCATCCGGTTGACATTTAATGCAAAAAAACAGCAAGTACAGGCCGAACAAGGATTATTTGCCCTTGGAGACAATATCTATGTAGATGATGAAATATTCAAAAAAGAGAAGGCTGAACCTATACCGTCATTTCCTTTTACCACTTTTCTGGGTGAGAAAATAAAGGGTCCTGAGAGTTATCAAGAGGTGCGTGGACTGCTTGTCGGTGATTATCAAAATTACCTGGAGGAGCGTTGGGTAGCACGATTACGGGCAGCTTCTAAGGTTGAAATAAACCAAGAGGTTTTAAAAACCGTTAATAAGCACTGA
- a CDS encoding peptidylprolyl isomerase, translating into MRIIFLGILSILFCVACSEQHDHKGKTPLVELDGNFLYQEDLQSALPARLSKDDSLLFAEHYIRNWVEDILLYEKAQSNIPDNGEIEKLVENYRKALIMHTYQQALIHQRLSNEISEGELTDYYEKNKELFRLERPLMQGLFIKVPLTAPELNKVRRWYKTPTQDAVEHLEKYSLQNAVKYEYFYDKWVPMADVLDLIPLKVPEVEDYVNKNRHIELKDTAFHYFLNVSDFRTVGQQEPYEFARPKVKDMVLNLKQVEFMRAVKDDLYQQAVKRDKIKYN; encoded by the coding sequence ATGCGAATAATCTTTCTGGGAATCCTATCCATCCTTTTCTGTGTGGCTTGTAGCGAGCAGCACGACCATAAAGGTAAGACGCCATTGGTGGAGCTGGACGGCAATTTCCTTTACCAGGAAGATTTGCAATCTGCACTTCCGGCAAGATTGTCGAAAGATGATAGCTTGCTGTTTGCTGAACATTATATTCGCAACTGGGTGGAAGATATCTTGCTGTACGAGAAAGCTCAAAGTAATATTCCTGATAATGGGGAAATAGAAAAATTAGTGGAGAACTATCGCAAGGCATTGATAATGCACACTTATCAACAAGCGTTGATTCATCAAAGGCTCTCGAATGAGATATCAGAAGGGGAGTTGACGGATTATTATGAAAAGAATAAAGAACTATTCAGATTGGAACGCCCGCTTATGCAAGGGTTGTTCATTAAAGTACCTCTCACTGCACCGGAACTAAACAAAGTACGTCGTTGGTATAAGACTCCTACGCAAGATGCAGTGGAGCATTTGGAGAAGTATAGTTTGCAGAATGCTGTAAAGTATGAATACTTTTATGACAAATGGGTACCGATGGCGGATGTGTTAGATCTGATACCGCTGAAAGTTCCGGAGGTAGAGGATTATGTGAATAAGAACCGTCATATCGAACTGAAAGATACGGCGTTTCATTATTTTCTGAATGTGAGCGATTTCCGCACGGTGGGCCAACAGGAACCATATGAGTTTGCCCGTCCTAAAGTAAAAGATATGGTGTTGAATCTGAAACAAGTAGAATTTATGAGAGCTGTGAAAGATGACTTGTATCAGCAGGCAGTGAAAAGAGATAAGATTAAATATAATTAG
- a CDS encoding peptidylprolyl isomerase — MKNFMNFKFVVLCALALMTGSAVYGQDNVIDEVVWVVGDEAILKSEVEEARMSAAYEGRKFDGDPYCVIPEEIAVQKLFLHQAALDSIEVPESEVIQRVDYMTNMYIANIGSREKMEEYFNKTSSQIRETLRENAREGLKVQKMQQKLVGEIKITPAEVRRYFKDLPQDSIPYIPTQVEVQIITQQPKIPLEEIEDVKRRLREYTERVNKGESFSMLARLYSDDRGTAINGGEMPFTGRGYLDPAFANVAFNLQDPNKVSKIVESEYGFHIIQLMEKRGDRIKVRHILLKPHVPEEALMAGTARLDSIADDIRNGKFSFEEAASVLSQDKDTRNNHGLLPNPNNNTSKFEMQELPPEIAKVVDNMKVGEISTAFTMIPQKTGKEECVIVKLKSRINGHKATISEDYQNLKEIVLEKRRDEMLDKWIREKQKHTYVRINDNWKNCTFKYPGWVKD, encoded by the coding sequence ATGAAGAATTTTATGAACTTTAAGTTTGTCGTTTTATGTGCCTTGGCGCTGATGACCGGTTCTGCCGTTTATGGACAAGACAACGTGATTGACGAGGTAGTTTGGGTAGTGGGCGACGAGGCTATATTGAAGTCTGAAGTGGAAGAAGCACGTATGAGTGCTGCTTACGAAGGACGCAAGTTTGACGGCGATCCTTACTGCGTGATTCCGGAAGAAATAGCTGTGCAGAAGCTGTTTTTGCATCAGGCTGCTCTCGATAGTATCGAAGTACCTGAAAGTGAAGTTATCCAGCGTGTGGACTATATGACGAATATGTATATCGCCAATATCGGTTCGCGTGAAAAAATGGAAGAATACTTCAATAAGACATCCAGTCAGATTCGTGAGACTTTACGTGAAAATGCACGCGAAGGTCTGAAGGTGCAGAAGATGCAGCAGAAACTGGTGGGAGAGATTAAGATTACTCCGGCAGAAGTACGTCGTTACTTCAAAGATCTGCCACAGGATAGTATCCCTTATATCCCTACCCAGGTAGAGGTGCAAATCATCACACAGCAACCGAAGATCCCTTTGGAAGAGATTGAAGATGTAAAAAGAAGACTGCGTGAATATACGGAGCGTGTGAATAAGGGGGAAAGCTTTTCAATGTTAGCACGTTTGTATTCTGACGACCGCGGTACGGCTATCAATGGTGGTGAAATGCCATTTACAGGACGTGGATATTTGGACCCCGCATTTGCCAATGTGGCTTTTAATTTGCAAGACCCCAATAAGGTCTCTAAGATTGTAGAATCTGAGTATGGTTTCCACATTATCCAGTTGATGGAAAAACGTGGTGACCGAATCAAGGTGCGTCATATTTTGCTGAAGCCTCATGTACCGGAAGAAGCGTTGATGGCAGGTACTGCCCGTCTGGATTCTATTGCAGATGATATCCGTAATGGTAAGTTCTCTTTTGAGGAAGCTGCTTCTGTACTTTCGCAGGATAAAGATACACGCAACAACCATGGTTTGTTGCCTAATCCTAACAATAATACTTCCAAGTTTGAGATGCAGGAACTTCCGCCCGAGATTGCCAAAGTGGTAGATAATATGAAAGTAGGAGAAATCTCCACAGCATTTACTATGATTCCGCAAAAGACCGGTAAAGAAGAATGTGTGATCGTGAAACTGAAAAGCCGCATCAACGGCCACAAAGCTACAATTTCAGAAGACTATCAGAATCTGAAAGAAATCGTTTTGGAAAAACGTCGTGATGAAATGCTGGATAAGTGGATTCGTGAAAAGCAGAAGCATACGTACGTACGTATCAACGATAACTGGAAGAACTGTACATTTAAGTATCCGGGTTGGGTTAAAGACTGA